In Flavobacteriales bacterium, a genomic segment contains:
- a CDS encoding nucleotide pyrophosphohydrolase, whose product MEWKKLQTEVDEWIQEVGIRYFDELTNMAILTEEVGEVARIMARRYGEQSEKESDQGKDLGEELADVLFVTLCLANQTGVDLQASWEAKMKLKSKRDRERHRSNKKLRE is encoded by the coding sequence ATGGAATGGAAGAAATTACAGACCGAAGTCGATGAGTGGATCCAAGAGGTCGGCATACGCTACTTCGATGAACTGACCAATATGGCCATCCTGACCGAAGAGGTAGGAGAAGTAGCGCGTATCATGGCCCGCAGATATGGTGAGCAATCCGAGAAGGAAAGCGATCAGGGAAAAGACCTGGGCGAAGAACTGGCCGATGTGCTCTTCGTGACCCTGTGCCTGGCCAATCAGACAGGAGTCGACCTGCAAGCCAGCTGGGAAGCCAAGATGAAGCTAAAGAGCAAGCGGGATAGGGAAAGACACCGTTCTAACAAGAAACTGCGAGAATGA
- a CDS encoding metal-dependent hydrolase, which translates to MASVFAHIISGYALGDTVGSEDRKLLWIGAALACLPDIDVIGWFNGIGYESVYGHRGFTHSIFFAVVLGGLVSLFFKQNRLKAWLICSLCLVSHGLLDAMTTGGRGIAFWWPFDDSRHFLPWRVIKVSPIGISSFFSEWGWKVLKSEAVYVGIPSLLMLAFNWMRRRKDPYEHEISP; encoded by the coding sequence ATGGCATCGGTATTCGCCCATATCATCAGCGGATATGCCTTAGGAGATACGGTGGGCTCAGAAGACCGTAAACTCCTTTGGATCGGTGCAGCACTGGCCTGTCTGCCGGATATCGATGTGATAGGCTGGTTCAACGGAATAGGATATGAGAGTGTCTATGGACATCGCGGATTCACGCACAGCATCTTCTTTGCAGTAGTGCTGGGCGGCCTGGTAAGCCTATTCTTCAAGCAGAACAGGCTCAAAGCCTGGCTTATCTGCAGCCTATGCCTGGTATCGCATGGCCTATTGGATGCCATGACCACCGGAGGGCGGGGAATCGCGTTTTGGTGGCCTTTTGATGATAGCCGCCATTTCCTGCCATGGAGGGTCATCAAGGTCTCTCCCATAGGCATTTCGAGTTTTTTCAGTGAATGGGGCTGGAAGGTCTTGAAGAGTGAAGCCGTCTATGTCGGCATACCGAGTCTGCTGATGCTCGCATTCAACTGGATGAGAAGAAGAAAGGATCCGTATGAACATGAAATAAGCCCTTGA
- a CDS encoding D-tyrosyl-tRNA(Tyr) deacylase, translating into MRIVIQRVKRASVISDGELTGSIDHGLLLLIGIEEADSQEDVDWLANKVVQMRIFSDEEGLMNKSLLDIEGDLLAISQFTLHAKTKKGNRPSFIKAARPDQAIPLYDSFMEACEKLIGRKVERGIFGADMQVELINDGPVTIMIDSKQRD; encoded by the coding sequence ATGAGGATCGTCATTCAGCGAGTTAAACGCGCTTCGGTCATATCCGATGGAGAATTGACAGGCAGTATAGACCATGGCCTACTGCTTCTCATCGGCATAGAAGAAGCTGATTCTCAAGAAGATGTGGATTGGCTTGCCAACAAGGTGGTCCAAATGCGCATATTCAGCGATGAAGAGGGTTTGATGAACAAGAGCCTACTCGATATCGAAGGGGACCTGCTGGCCATCAGTCAATTCACCTTGCATGCGAAGACCAAAAAAGGAAATCGCCCCTCATTCATCAAAGCCGCTCGACCCGATCAAGCAATCCCATTATATGATTCTTTCATGGAAGCTTGCGAGAAATTGATAGGACGTAAGGTAGAGCGCGGAATATTCGGTGCAGATATGCAGGTAGAGTTGATAAACGATGGTCCGGTGACCATTATGATAGACTCCAAACAAAGAGATTGA